The Amphiura filiformis chromosome 8, Afil_fr2py, whole genome shotgun sequence genomic sequence TGTCACCATTCATTCGCAGAGACATGTGAGGGTTCAAAGAAGTGGATTGTCGTTGAATATTAAAAGAGAAATAATATGTGCCCGCAACACCACATGTGAATTTACCAGTGACGGCATTGTAGTGAGATCCAACATTCGTCATGACGTCTTCGAAAGCCATGATAGTTCCAGCACTTCCAGAAATGACCATGTTTCTTACAGCACTAAAAGCAACTCGTGCTCCAGGTACAGGTTTCACAACATTAACAGCACCTTGCTGTTGAATGACACCAGGTCCAGGTGCAATAACTCGTGCTTCACCCGGGGGACCAGGTGGACCGGGACGACCGCGGGCTCCCTTCATACCTCTTGGACCTGGTTCACCAGATCCCGGGCCAGATGATGTACCGGTACCGGTAGATCGTGGTCCAGCTTTTCCCGGTGGGCCCATTGGTCCAGCTGGGCCCTCAGGACCGGGTTCTCCAGGAAATCCCCTGGGACCATCTCGTCCGGCGGCGCATCCACTTAAGGCATCGCATACACCCGGAGATCCCCTCTCTCCAACGGGACCAGGCGAGCCGTTGTTCCCTGGGGACCCGGGTAAGCCTGGCACCCCGGGGATACCGTCACGTCCATTATCGCAATTACATCCAGAGCATGACTTTTTTCCTGATCCTCCACCCCTtggaccaccaccaccaccagatTCAGCTGGTGTGCCCGAATTAGATTGAGCGTAGGCCACCGTAGCAAAAATGACGAAAACAATATGACGCATGGTGACGTGTTAACGTAAGCGACAGTTATTTCTGAAAAGGAAACATAAAAACCATCAGTGCGTATAATAGTCGGGTAGAACTTGCTTAGGATGAGTGTAAAATTAGGATTGACCAGTGGCGGCGTTTTTGGGCATGGAGGTGTCAAAATGAATTCCAGAGGGGACAAAATCGACAGATTTTGCATAagattgccgcaaaaagtggaaatttacgtgattttgggttttttgcctcaaaggtggggggggggggcaaggaaaGTAAGGGGGGAGAAGAAAAtgccccccccgtagcgccgccactgggaTTGACTACTAACATGTTTTTTGCTTTAATTTGACATCTGAGGTTTATTGAATAAGAATATAACGGGTGCATTCCGAGAAATtcagggtcaaagtttacacaggggtcaaaactcaaaattgttcCGATTTGATTAAAACCTAAGTTACAGGTTACAAAGATTCAGAAAacatatagtttgacctacctataTACGACCAATATCAGTATGGCGTTATTGGCGAAAAAGGTCAACGGTTGGAATATGGGTTAGTGGTCAAACACAGCAAAGTTACCCAGTTTTGAAAATGGTCTGAAAATGTTTGTCCtgttataataattcagaaaagAAATAGTTTGCCCTTTCTACGATatttcgttaccatggtaacacgcCAAAAggagttacggtactgcccgttgaGCCCAATTGACGTATTTTCCcacgttacctaggtaacgaaatgtCGTGACATTGAAAACCATTCTTTTTCTTAATTATTATAAcaaggtcaaactatatattttctgaatcattGTGAGCTGAGGAATATTTAAGTATAAATACTAATCCAAATATAACCTATCTGTTATATTTAATATTGCTATTTAACCAAATCGgagcaattttgagttttgacccctgtataacctttgacctaatTTTTGGTATCGCATCGATGATTGTTCCCATACCAAATTTCATGATCATGCAACAATCTGgcgatttgaccacagatgaccccgaatgaccttgacatttttgtctcgcATCGCCCTGGTCGTTCCCATCAAAGTAATGATCATGCAACAATCTTTGGTAATTTAACCCCAGGTGACCCCGAATGACCCTAAATGACCTTGACGTCATTAATATTTGGCGAACAAAACTCCGAACAATGTTGACCATTGAGCTGAAACAACGACGCTTTAAGAACAACGAACATTGCTGCTGATATTAACCAAAAACGCGATGTCTGACGCAACGGGAACGTAGCCAGCACTTTATCAGAGGACggggcaaggggggggggagaCAAACCCCCCCTGGCCACGCCACTGATAATACAGGCCTTAAGATATCAGGTGTTTAATTATTGCGCCGAAATTGCCTAACCGCCGAAATCAGCTTACTTCGCCAATCACTTGACAATTTaacagtttaagggggtactattcactcctgtggtaaatttgtgacaagttttgcatttttctcaaaaaataataacacactggtaataaaaattatgtatattattggggcaaggaatccaattactacactgaaatttcagtgactcaaggcaagcggttcagtatatatgataggaaacgaggtacgtgctagcggtaccttatttcttatcataaataacaaaccacttgtcttcggtcactgaaattccagtgtagtaattggattccttgcccctataatatacataactgttgttaccactgtgttatttgagaaaaatgcaaaaatagacacacatttatcgaggggtgtagtacccccttaaggggctCTGCATTGTGtgccaaatttcaaaaaatggctgccaaaaagTGCATGCCTCCCTCATGGCATGCCAAAAAAACACTTTCTCCTCTCTCGACCGGCCACTAAGAAGCTTCTGCCGAAATTCAAATACTGTAAGGTAATTTCGGCAATAATAAGGGAGATTTGGCATTTGGGCGGTATCGGTAGTATAATGATACTCGACTTCAAAACGAAATTTGTCGACTTCAAAACACGACGAAAAAAAGACGGAACCCCGGTTCCCTCACTCAGAACAGTCTATGCTCAGAACTACAGTGTGTAGTGGGTACAACTATTAAATCATATTCATAATTCTACTATGATCGCAGAAAAGTGGCCATTTTTTCGAGCGTTACCAAGGCCAGGACCGTGAAAGCGTTAAATTAGTGCGTATTAATTGGCCGCAAAATTATGAGAAAATGGTATAgcaccccgggggtcactcccat encodes the following:
- the LOC140158679 gene encoding uncharacterized protein, encoding MRHIVFVIFATVAYAQSNSGTPAESGGGGGPRGGGSGKKSCSGCNCDNGRDGIPGVPGLPGSPGNNGSPGPVGERGSPGVCDALSGCAAGRDGPRGFPGEPGPEGPAGPMGPPGKAGPRSTGTGTSSGPGSGEPGPRGMKGARGRPGPPGPPGEARVIAPGPGVIQQQGAVNVVKPVPGARVAFSAVRNMVISGSAGTIMAFEDVMTNVGSHYNAVTGKFTCGVAGTYYFSFNIQRQSTSLNPHMSLRMNGDIVVSVYNNAIGSRDQVSNSAVIHLDVGDEVWIELSSSSNGALGDSWRYNSFSGFLLFSD